A single genomic interval of Trichocoleus sp. harbors:
- a CDS encoding MFS transporter, with translation MKSFSRRFFHLPKLDRAIWILMLGRLLSQIGTGFVLFYAAVFFVNQVGLSAAAVGFGIGSESISGVFGRIAGGLMADSPRWGRRKTILLSAAFSAVADLVLAMSYNFPTFLAGNLLMGLGVGLYWPAMEAAVADLTTIDQRNEAYALTRLSDNIGLALGVVLGGFLVSATGAFRTLFWIDGISFLVFFVIIYRAIRETRKPDRTHAQSWRGWLVALRDHPLRIYVIVNVLFTTYLSLVNTALPIYFTNFAKIAPAEGSSFITLSALFSWYIAFAALCQLPIARWLNRFTRPQALMLSAGVWAIGFLLVWLTGSLTSNMLLFAALSVGVMAVATVAYTPAASALVVALAPEAMRGVYLSINSLCWAVGYFIGPTVGGWAMGQLVGVAHGFWLVASVSVIGAIGILVYLDRLLVHRVES, from the coding sequence ATGAAATCCTTTTCCCGTCGTTTCTTTCATCTACCCAAGCTCGATCGGGCAATTTGGATTTTGATGTTGGGGCGGTTGCTATCACAGATCGGCACAGGGTTCGTTCTGTTTTATGCAGCCGTTTTTTTTGTGAATCAGGTCGGGTTATCGGCTGCCGCAGTTGGGTTTGGCATTGGCAGCGAATCGATTTCGGGCGTATTTGGGCGGATTGCTGGCGGTTTGATGGCAGATTCACCACGCTGGGGACGACGCAAGACCATATTGTTGTCCGCCGCTTTTTCCGCAGTCGCAGATTTAGTTTTGGCAATGAGCTACAACTTTCCCACCTTCCTTGCCGGAAATCTCCTGATGGGGCTGGGGGTTGGGCTTTATTGGCCTGCCATGGAAGCAGCCGTCGCTGACCTGACCACGATCGATCAGCGCAATGAAGCTTATGCCTTAACTCGCCTGTCAGACAACATAGGTTTGGCGTTGGGAGTCGTGCTTGGCGGCTTTCTAGTGAGTGCAACAGGCGCATTTCGAACTCTGTTTTGGATTGATGGCATCTCCTTCCTGGTGTTTTTTGTCATTATTTACCGGGCAATTCGAGAAACTCGCAAACCCGATCGCACCCATGCTCAGTCTTGGCGCGGTTGGTTGGTCGCACTACGCGATCATCCCCTGCGAATTTACGTAATTGTCAATGTGCTGTTTACCACCTATTTGTCGCTCGTCAACACGGCACTTCCCATTTATTTCACCAACTTTGCCAAAATTGCCCCTGCTGAGGGTTCAAGTTTTATCACTTTAAGTGCGCTGTTCTCCTGGTATATCGCCTTTGCTGCCTTGTGCCAATTGCCGATCGCCCGCTGGCTAAATCGCTTTACTCGTCCACAGGCTCTCATGCTCTCGGCAGGGGTTTGGGCGATCGGGTTTCTGCTGGTTTGGTTAACGGGCAGTTTGACCAGCAATATGCTTTTATTCGCAGCGCTGAGCGTGGGTGTGATGGCAGTTGCCACAGTTGCCTACACGCCTGCTGCTTCTGCTCTGGTGGTGGCTCTGGCTCCGGAAGCGATGCGTGGGGTGTATCTATCAATTAATTCGCTTTGCTGGGCAGTCGGCTATTTTATTGGGCCCACAGTTGGCGGTTGGGCAATGGGTCAGTTGGTTGGGGTGGCTCATGGATTCTGGCTGGTCGCATCTGTAAGCGTGATTGGGGCGATCGGCATTCTGGTTTACCTCGATCGATTGTTGGTGCACCGGGTGGAGTCATAG
- a CDS encoding DUF4394 domain-containing protein, protein MASDLGNSFAKAQNLRQLKGNKVISNSLDRNDKADFVSFKVSARSSLQASIAKLKGNLDLTLFDGNRKSLLSSSNPGKLDESINTVLDPGVYYVKVARQSGASPFKLKLSTSPLAAPNPTTAKFVGLTDSNTLAFFNSDNLNNVTRLAVSGLQAGENLLGIDFRPATGQLFGLGSSNRLYTIDQTTGAATAAGTGTFALPLTGTSFGFDFNPTVDRLRVVSNSGQNLRLNPDTNAVVDANTTLAGLQPDGNLNGATTSITASAYTNSFAGSTTTTLFGIDSTTDRLFTQNPPNAGTQNLVGALNADFADSNGFDIVSSNGVNTAYAASGSSFYTVDLNTGAATQVGTVRDKTVPLNFFGLAARA, encoded by the coding sequence ATGGCTAGTGATCTAGGAAACAGCTTTGCAAAGGCTCAAAATCTCCGCCAGTTGAAGGGCAATAAAGTTATCTCAAATTCGCTCGATCGCAATGATAAGGCTGACTTTGTTAGCTTTAAAGTCTCGGCGCGGAGTAGTTTGCAAGCCTCGATCGCCAAGCTGAAGGGTAATTTAGATCTAACTTTGTTTGACGGCAACCGGAAGAGCCTGCTTAGCTCTAGCAATCCGGGCAAGCTGGATGAATCAATCAATACGGTGCTTGATCCAGGCGTTTACTATGTCAAAGTTGCACGTCAAAGTGGCGCAAGCCCATTTAAGCTGAAGCTCTCGACGAGTCCCCTAGCTGCTCCCAACCCCACAACCGCTAAGTTTGTCGGCTTAACCGATAGCAATACGCTGGCGTTTTTCAATTCTGACAACTTAAACAACGTTACCCGCCTTGCTGTTTCCGGTTTACAGGCTGGTGAAAATCTCTTAGGCATTGACTTCCGCCCCGCGACCGGGCAACTCTTCGGACTCGGCAGCAGCAACCGTCTTTACACGATCGACCAAACGACAGGCGCAGCAACCGCAGCAGGAACAGGGACATTTGCGCTCCCCTTAACTGGAACCAGCTTTGGCTTTGACTTTAACCCCACCGTCGATCGCCTGCGCGTAGTCAGCAATTCCGGTCAGAACCTCCGCCTCAATCCCGACACGAATGCTGTTGTAGACGCCAACACAACGCTTGCTGGACTCCAGCCAGACGGTAACCTCAATGGAGCTACCACGTCCATTACGGCATCAGCCTACACGAATAGCTTTGCGGGTTCAACGACAACAACGCTCTTCGGCATCGACTCAACCACCGATCGCTTGTTCACCCAGAACCCACCTAACGCTGGAACCCAAAATTTAGTCGGTGCGCTCAATGCTGATTTTGCTGACAGCAATGGCTTTGATATTGTCAGCAGCAACGGAGTCAATACCGCTTATGCCGCATCCGGTTCTTCTTTCTACACGGTTGATCTGAACACAGGAGCCGCAACGCAAGTGGGCACAGTGAGAGACAAAACTGTCCCGCTGAACTTCTTTGGCTTGGCAGCAAGAGCCTAG
- a CDS encoding twin-arginine translocase TatA/TatE family subunit encodes MFSLGWAEVGIIALAVLIIFGPKKIPELGNTLGKTLRGFKDEIKKPEADDEFDQEG; translated from the coding sequence ATGTTTAGTTTAGGTTGGGCAGAAGTTGGCATTATTGCACTTGCCGTGCTGATCATCTTTGGACCTAAAAAAATCCCAGAATTGGGCAATACCTTAGGCAAGACATTGAGGGGCTTTAAGGATGAGATCAAAAAGCCTGAGGCAGATGACGAGTTTGATCAAGAGGGCTAG
- a CDS encoding phycocyanobilin:ferredoxin oxidoreductase — protein sequence MSSPSLVSIREQQHPLIHQLADQIEAIWSQYLDLSPYHLPEDLGYVEGKLEGEKLTIENRCYQTPQFRKLHLELAKLGNALDILHCVMFPNPDYALPMFGCDLVSGRGQISMAIADLSPISSDRTLPTRYQADLAALPQGEFTQSRSLPDWGDIFSEFCVLVRPSNAEEEAQFLSQVGSFLKIHCQQATNTSPTPDRQAEILAGQRYYCAQQQQNDKTRRVLEKAFGTAWAERYMTTVLFDMPA from the coding sequence ATGTCTTCCCCCTCTCTTGTTTCAATCCGCGAACAGCAACATCCCCTGATTCATCAACTGGCAGATCAAATTGAAGCGATTTGGAGTCAATATCTGGATCTCTCTCCCTACCATCTGCCCGAAGATCTGGGCTACGTTGAAGGCAAGTTAGAGGGAGAAAAGCTAACGATCGAAAACCGCTGCTATCAAACCCCTCAATTTCGTAAGCTGCACCTGGAACTGGCAAAGCTGGGTAATGCCCTCGATATCCTGCACTGCGTCATGTTTCCTAACCCAGACTATGCCTTACCCATGTTTGGCTGTGACCTGGTCAGCGGACGGGGACAAATTAGTATGGCAATTGCCGATCTTTCACCCATCAGCAGCGATCGAACGCTTCCCACTCGTTATCAGGCTGATTTAGCAGCGCTCCCACAGGGAGAATTTACGCAGTCTCGCAGCTTACCCGATTGGGGCGATATTTTTTCTGAGTTCTGTGTTTTGGTACGTCCCAGCAATGCTGAAGAGGAAGCCCAATTTCTGTCACAGGTAGGATCATTCCTGAAAATTCATTGCCAGCAAGCCACAAACACCTCCCCCACCCCCGATCGCCAAGCTGAAATCCTTGCCGGACAGCGCTACTACTGCGCTCAGCAACAGCAAAACGACAAAACGCGCCGTGTCCTCGAAAAAGCTTTTGGAACTGCCTGGGCAGAACGCTATATGACAACTGTGCTGTTTGATATGCCAGCGTAA
- the cbiE gene encoding precorrin-6y C5,15-methyltransferase (decarboxylating) subunit CbiE codes for MTPIHVIGIGLDGAVSLTESVRQTIEQATLLVGSARHLSYFAEHPADRLILGDFRAAIECIRQHLAHTSEPQIEPQIIILTSGDPLFFGLGRLLLAELPSEQMTFHPHLSSVQLAFSRIKVPWQDAHLISAHGRSLDELTRALQQGAEKIAILTDHQNTPATIARLLIGLELPGAYQAWVCENLGSLEEQVQCYMPQALVDRTFAPLNVVVLVRSEQHQALELEHLPAFGLSDHYFLSFRDRPGLITKREVRLLVLGELGLRSGQVIWDIGAGTGSVSIEIARLCPESKIYAIEQTAVGISLIQQNAQRFQVNHVVPIHGKAPDSLNELPAPDRIFIGGSGGNLEEILAVCQQQIQPDGIIVLALATLEHLTTALDWLKSEAADRWNHHLLQVQLSRSVPIAALTRFAPLNPVTLLTLTPNPKYSSRHQ; via the coding sequence ATGACTCCCATTCACGTGATTGGCATTGGGCTTGATGGTGCTGTTAGCCTGACTGAATCCGTGCGGCAAACGATCGAGCAGGCAACCCTCTTAGTCGGCAGTGCACGTCATCTCAGCTATTTTGCAGAACATCCTGCCGATCGCCTGATTCTGGGAGATTTTCGAGCTGCGATCGAATGCATTCGGCAGCACTTGGCTCACACTTCTGAGCCACAAATTGAGCCGCAAATTATTATTCTCACCTCTGGCGATCCGCTGTTCTTTGGGTTAGGTCGCCTGCTGCTTGCAGAATTGCCATCAGAGCAGATGACGTTTCACCCACATCTCAGTTCGGTGCAGTTAGCTTTTAGCCGCATCAAAGTTCCCTGGCAAGATGCTCATCTCATTAGTGCTCATGGTCGATCGCTGGATGAACTGACCAGAGCATTGCAGCAAGGAGCCGAAAAGATTGCGATTTTGACAGATCATCAGAACACCCCTGCCACGATCGCTCGTCTGCTGATTGGTTTAGAGTTGCCTGGTGCTTATCAAGCCTGGGTTTGTGAGAATTTGGGCAGCCTGGAGGAGCAGGTTCAGTGTTATATGCCGCAAGCCCTGGTCGATCGAACCTTTGCACCGCTGAATGTTGTGGTTTTGGTACGAAGTGAGCAGCACCAGGCACTTGAGCTAGAACATCTCCCTGCATTTGGTTTATCGGATCACTACTTCCTCAGCTTTCGCGATCGTCCTGGCTTAATCACCAAGCGAGAGGTGCGGTTGCTGGTTTTAGGTGAGTTGGGGCTGCGATCGGGTCAAGTGATCTGGGATATTGGCGCAGGGACAGGCTCCGTATCGATCGAGATCGCGCGGCTTTGCCCGGAGAGTAAGATTTATGCGATCGAGCAAACTGCGGTTGGGATTAGCCTGATTCAGCAGAACGCCCAGCGGTTTCAGGTCAATCACGTTGTGCCTATCCACGGGAAAGCTCCCGATAGCCTGAATGAACTGCCTGCTCCCGATCGCATTTTCATTGGTGGCAGTGGCGGAAACCTAGAAGAGATTCTGGCAGTTTGTCAGCAGCAGATTCAACCTGACGGCATCATTGTTTTAGCACTGGCAACCTTAGAACATCTCACAACAGCCCTTGATTGGCTCAAGTCTGAAGCTGCCGATCGCTGGAATCACCATCTGCTTCAGGTGCAACTATCTCGCTCCGTCCCGATCGCGGCTTTGACTCGCTTTGCCCCCCTCAACCCGGTCACCTTACTGACCCTAACGCCAAACCCAAAGTACAGCAGCCGTCACCAGTAA
- a CDS encoding CPBP family intramembrane glutamic endopeptidase, with the protein MNFFHHLLVSFFPLAVAVWEEASALLRVSIFLFVWLISWLPIALPLARLLKWQPPQPISPAQKLPLVASLYALAPLVIWGIVAIEGSSFAKYGLPWNGAVLRSMGLGLAIGVVGLLALFGLEWGLGWLQWEPGATAKTDDSHKSPPAVSPVLSTIGLTLLIGLWIGLTEELIFRGFFITTLQVDFSLWSTAILVSFVFAVLHLVWEGRENVPQLPGLWLMGMVLVLARSVDGGNIGLAWGLHAGWIWTMASLDTLGLIRYTGKAYAWFTGLDDKPLAGVMGLLFLLVTAAVLWVWR; encoded by the coding sequence TTGAATTTCTTTCATCATCTGCTCGTTAGTTTCTTTCCTTTAGCAGTGGCTGTCTGGGAAGAAGCGTCAGCATTGTTGCGAGTCTCAATTTTTCTGTTTGTCTGGCTTATTAGCTGGCTACCCATTGCTCTACCCCTGGCGCGTCTGCTGAAATGGCAACCTCCTCAACCCATTTCTCCGGCGCAAAAGCTACCCCTGGTTGCATCCCTTTATGCACTTGCCCCCCTCGTAATTTGGGGAATTGTGGCAATTGAGGGATCAAGCTTTGCAAAATATGGCTTGCCCTGGAATGGGGCTGTTTTGCGTTCGATGGGTCTGGGGTTGGCGATCGGCGTTGTTGGGCTACTGGCTTTGTTTGGGCTGGAATGGGGGCTGGGTTGGCTACAGTGGGAACCAGGAGCGACCGCTAAAACAGATGATTCTCATAAATCGCCTCCTGCTGTCAGTCCTGTGCTTTCGACGATCGGCTTGACGCTGCTCATTGGACTCTGGATCGGTTTGACAGAAGAACTAATTTTTCGCGGCTTTTTTATTACAACGCTGCAAGTAGATTTTTCGCTCTGGAGTACCGCAATCCTGGTGAGCTTCGTTTTTGCCGTGCTGCATCTGGTCTGGGAAGGGCGAGAGAATGTGCCTCAACTACCGGGGCTGTGGCTGATGGGGATGGTATTAGTGCTGGCGCGATCGGTAGACGGTGGCAATATTGGCTTAGCCTGGGGACTCCATGCAGGCTGGATCTGGACAATGGCAAGCCTTGATACGTTAGGGCTGATTCGCTACACAGGTAAAGCTTATGCCTGGTTCACTGGGCTAGACGATAAGCCGCTGGCAGGAGTGATGGGGCTTTTGTTTTTACTGGTGACGGCTGCTGTACTTTGGGTTTGGCGTTAG
- a CDS encoding AbrB family transcriptional regulator has product MSDISPTPLTGKALLQKVKELSHLPRREKAKRCGYYTSGKNSQVRVNLADFFEALLEAKGTSLNAEGTKDGRGREPTYRVSVHKNGQIVIGSTYTEKMGLKPGDEFEIKLGYKHIHLIQIDSNNSFVDDEDDEEDEDEEDEDE; this is encoded by the coding sequence ATGTCTGACATTTCACCAACGCCGCTTACAGGAAAAGCACTACTTCAAAAAGTAAAAGAACTCTCACACTTACCCCGAAGAGAGAAAGCAAAACGCTGCGGCTATTACACCTCTGGAAAAAATAGCCAGGTGCGTGTAAATCTGGCAGATTTCTTTGAGGCTCTTTTAGAAGCAAAAGGTACTTCTCTCAATGCAGAAGGAACTAAGGATGGTCGGGGTCGTGAACCAACCTACCGAGTTAGCGTTCATAAAAATGGACAAATTGTGATTGGCTCAACCTACACTGAAAAAATGGGGTTGAAGCCTGGAGACGAGTTTGAAATCAAGCTAGGCTATAAGCACATTCATCTGATTCAGATTGATAGCAATAACAGTTTTGTTGATGATGAAGATGACGAAGAAGATGAAGATGAAGAGGACGAAGACGAGTAA
- a CDS encoding succinate dehydrogenase/fumarate reductase iron-sulfur subunit — protein sequence MQVIFKVVRQNLDSAPWVQSYQLEVEPGNTILDCLNQIKWQQDGTLAYRKNCRNTICGSCAVRINGRSALACKENVGSEVSRLQEITAGNPLYPPADSEIPTITVAPMGNMPVIRDLVVDMKSFWDNLEAVDPYVSTEARALPEREFLQTPEERDRLNQVGNCILCGACYSECNAREVNSEFVGPHALAKAYRTIADSRDSKTEERIEQYSEGTKGAWGCTRCYYCNAVCPMEVAPMDQIGKIKQEILDRQDEQFGRPVRHRKVLVDLVKEGGWIDERKFGLRVVGNSFRDWRGILSLGPLGLRMLARGKFPLGFEPSEGVSEIRALIESIQALESEEG from the coding sequence ATGCAAGTCATATTTAAAGTTGTTCGACAAAATTTAGATTCTGCACCCTGGGTTCAGAGCTATCAGCTTGAAGTAGAGCCAGGAAACACAATTCTCGATTGCTTAAACCAAATTAAATGGCAGCAAGATGGCACGCTGGCATATCGCAAAAATTGCCGGAATACGATTTGTGGCAGTTGTGCTGTCCGCATCAACGGTCGATCGGCACTTGCCTGTAAGGAAAATGTGGGGAGTGAAGTCAGCCGATTGCAGGAAATCACCGCTGGAAATCCGCTGTACCCTCCTGCTGATTCAGAAATCCCGACCATTACAGTCGCCCCAATGGGCAATATGCCCGTGATCCGTGATTTGGTCGTGGATATGAAAAGCTTTTGGGACAATCTGGAGGCCGTTGATCCCTACGTCAGCACTGAAGCGCGTGCCCTGCCCGAACGAGAGTTTTTGCAAACACCGGAAGAGCGCGATCGGCTCAATCAAGTCGGTAACTGCATTCTCTGCGGAGCTTGCTACTCCGAATGCAACGCGCGTGAAGTCAATTCAGAATTTGTCGGACCTCATGCCCTTGCCAAAGCTTACCGGACGATCGCAGACTCCAGAGACAGCAAAACAGAAGAGCGGATTGAGCAATACAGCGAAGGGACAAAAGGAGCCTGGGGCTGTACTCGCTGCTACTACTGCAATGCGGTCTGCCCCATGGAAGTGGCTCCAATGGATCAAATTGGCAAGATCAAGCAAGAAATTCTCGATCGCCAGGATGAGCAGTTTGGTCGTCCGGTGCGCCACCGTAAGGTACTCGTTGACCTGGTCAAAGAAGGAGGCTGGATCGATGAGCGAAAATTTGGTTTAAGAGTTGTGGGTAACTCTTTTCGAGACTGGCGCGGTATCCTCAGCCTCGGACCGTTGGGACTCAGAATGCTGGCGCGGGGAAAATTCCCGCTGGGGTTTGAACCTTCTGAAGGCGTTTCCGAAATTCGAGCGTTGATTGAATCAATCCAAGCCCTGGAATCTGAAGAAGGATGA